A genomic segment from Zonotrichia leucophrys gambelii isolate GWCS_2022_RI unplaced genomic scaffold, RI_Zleu_2.0 Scaffold_197_90357, whole genome shotgun sequence encodes:
- the LOC135461151 gene encoding olfactory receptor 14J1-like, which translates to MSNSTSTSHFLLLALADTRQLQLLHFCLLLGISLAALLGNGLIISAVACSHHLHTPMFFFLLNLALSDLGSICTTVPKAMHNSLWDTRNISYSGCAAQVFFFMLFISVECFLLTIMCYDRYVSICKPLHYGTLLGSRACAHMAAAAWASAFLYSLLHTANTFSLPLCHGNALGQFFCEIPQILKLSCSKSYLRELGFLAVSASLAFGCFVFIVFSYVQIFRAVLRIPSEQGRNKAFSTCLPHLAVVSLFLSTGFFAHLKPPSISSPSLDLALSVLYSVVPPVLNPFIYSLRNQEVKAAVRTLMPGCFQKH; encoded by the coding sequence ATGTCCAACAGCACCTCCAccagccacttcctcctgctggcattggcagacacgcggcagctgcagctcctgcacttctgcctcttgctgggcatctccctggctgccctcctgggcaacggcctcatcatcagcgccgtagcctgcagccaccacctgcacacgcccatgttcttcttcctgctcaacctggccctcagcgacctgggctccatctgcaccactgtccccaaagccatgcacaattccctctgggacaccaggaacatctcctactcaggatgtgctgcacaggtgTTTTTCTTTATGTTGTTTATCTCAGTAGAGTGtttcctcctgaccatcatgtgctatgaccgctacgtgtccatctgcaaacccctgcactacgggaccctcctgggcagcagagcttgtgcccacatggcagcagctgcctgggccagtgccttccTCTATTCATTGCTGCACACAGctaatacattttccctgcccctgtgccatggcaatgccctgggccaattcttctgtgaaatcccccagatcctcaagctctcctgctccaaatcctacctcagggaacttgggtTTCTTGCTGTTAGTGCCTCCTTagcttttggttgttttgtgttcattgttttctcctatgtgcagatcttcagggccgtgctgaggatcccctctgagcagggacggaacaaagccttttccacctgcctccctcacctggctgtggtctccctgttcctcagcactggctTTTTTGCccacctgaagcccccctccatctcgtccccatccctggatctggccctgtcgGTTCTGTACTCAGTGGTTCCTCCTGTCCTGAACCCcttcatctacagcctgaggaaccaggaggtCAAAGCTGCAGTGAGGACCCTGATGCctggatgctttcagaaacattaa